A stretch of the Ischnura elegans chromosome 13 unlocalized genomic scaffold, ioIscEleg1.1 SUPER_13_unloc_3, whole genome shotgun sequence genome encodes the following:
- the LOC124172816 gene encoding zinc finger protein 260-like, whose protein sequence is MCPLCLKKLTEFSVFKKICIESDAVLRKSLQSNCCRPMFTEDEKVIGNSEMTNDSMTEAIGLSTPDQVLVETTPTLHLLAERNIWIDLNDDCIGSSASVTHIQSKTVASPCWDGTNSKDKDLKEGIAHHADKVVSNSIPDDGHSYMKLIPASRNSGKGATMTVVGERRDAPNITGSLRLIRVSENRRSGIEAEMENKKEMSYCFIKSPRNGKNSNEKLYYCSHCRYGFNTNDDLIKHMEIHSATSNLDLSDESSIEKDESFTVPASREESNNSFESSTSETLMGLKRKRRGAMQKVQAPVLELCGGIGERKTAERVGSSDGDGKPYTQKMSSESTTSCARNLRNDAVGGAKGGPFNCSVCNKSFTRRGILGNHMRSHKERKRYPCTICRKSFAWKSHITQHMRTHTEEKPFSCSDCAKSFSVKGNLMTHMRTHTGEKPFSCNYCTKAFASKTKLIQHLHTHTGEKPFSCNYCAKAFSAKEKLILHLRVHTGEKPFSCNYCSKAYTAKNALVQHMRTHTGEKPFSCNYCAKAFSIKEQLILHLRLHTGEKPFSCNYCSKAYTRKNTLVQHMYTHTGEKPFSCNYCAKTFGRKNKLVEHSRVHTGEKPFSCNHCAKTFARKDKLVQHSRVHTGEKSFSCNYCAKTFSIKEKLILHTHTHTG, encoded by the exons CCTATGTTTACAGAGGACGAAAAAGTGATTGGTAATTCTGAAATGACCAATGACTCTATGACTGAGGCTATAG ggctgTCAACTCCTGACCAAGTGCTGGTTGAAACAACACCAACTTTACACCTGCTGGCAGAAAGAAATATATGGATTGACCTTAACGATGATTGTATTGGTTCATCAGCCTCAGTGACACACATTCAATCCAAGACTGTGGCATCCCCCTGTTGGGATGGAACAAATTCGAAGGATAAAGATTTGAAAGAAGGCATTGCTCATCATGCTGACAAGGTAGTGTCtaactcaattcctgatgatggacaCAGTTATATGAAACTTATTCCAGCATCTAGAAACAGTGGAAAGGGAGCCACAATGACTGTTGTAGGGGAAAGAAGGGATGCACCAAATATCACAGGCAGCCTTAGGTTGATCAGAGTCAGTGAAAACAGAAGAAGTGGCATTGAGGcagaaatggaaaacaaaaaagagatgagttattgcttcatcaaaagtcctagaaatggtaaaaattcaaacgaaAAGTTATATTATTGCTCCCACTGCAGATATGGATTCAACACCAATGATGATCTGATCaaacacatggaaattcattctgCTACCAGCAATTTGGATCTTAGTGATGAATCATCAATAGAAAAAGATGAGTCTTTCACAGTCCCCGCATCaagagaagaaagtaataattcttTTGAGTCATCCACCTCTGAGACATTGATGGGattgaaaaggaaaagacgaggggcGATGCAAAAAGTACAGGCGCCTGTGTTAGAACTCTGTGGTGGAATTGGAGAGAGGAAAACTGCGGAACGAGTGGGAAGTTCTGATGGGGATGGGAAACCATACACGCAGAAAATGTCCTCAGAGTCCACGACCTCTTGCGCGAGAAACCTCAGAAACGACGCGGTAGGAGGCGCAAAAGGAGGGCCTTTCAATTGCAGCGTCTGCAACAAGTCGTTCACTCGGAGAGGCATTCTTGGCAatcacatgcgttcgcacaaagaaagaaaacgttATCCGTGTACGATCTGCAGAAAGTCTTTCGCTTGGAAGTCTCACATAACTCAACACATGCGCACACACACGGAAGAGAAACCATTTTCATGCAGTGATTGCGCAAAGTCTTTCTCTGTTAAAGGCAACCTTATGACGCATATGCGCACCCACACGggggagaagcccttttcgtgcaattattgcacaAAGGCTTTCGCTAGTAAGACGAAACTCATACAACATTTGCACacccacacaggggagaagcctttttcttgcaattattgcgcaaaggctTTCAGCGCAAAGGAGAAACTCATCCTACACttgcgtgtacacacaggggagaagccgtTTTCCTGCAATTACTGCTCAAAGGCTTACACTGCAAAaaatgcactcgtccaacacatGCGTacgcacacaggggagaagcctttttcgtgcaattattgtgCAAAGGCTTTCAGTATAAAGGAGCAACTCATCCTACACTTGCGtctacacacaggggagaagcccttttcgtgcaattattgctcaaaggcttacactagaaaaaataCACTCGTCCAACACATGTATacgcacacaggggagaagcctttttcgtgcaattattgcgcaaagacttTTGGTAGAAAGAACAAACTTGTtgaacactcgcgtgtacacacaggagagaagcctttttcgtgcaatcattGCGCAAAGACTTTTGCTAGAAAGGACAAACTCgtccaacactcgcgtgtacacacaggagagaagtctttttcgtgcaattattgcgcaaagacttTCAGCATAAAGGAGAAACTCATCCTACACACGCATACGCACACAggatag
- the LOC124172829 gene encoding zinc finger protein 182-like: MSRTTVIITDSSGRNSGNELCRLCRKNHGYYYNIFNSEVECKTTVKDALHDLIGLQVAVGDGLPTTMCPLCLKKLTEFSVFKNTCLESNAVLRKLLPRNYCTSIEGDVLADNKSGPSVETEDQTTEICIPVQDCLLPRNDKLPNSGEDGDPIESLTMAQHSTTEAFGLPAPEEMPTQISSASYLHDECIDLKPLVAQIDSKTGASQVRIGRNVMDKDSEKFGALDTDKISCCSIRDDRLCNTKEIESFKSSGGRATMTVAVDEAGFVAPNSTECLRCIGIYGNDRSGCEAFMGDNEEVLDCPNKNPGNSYRSNENSFHSFKCRDGLNKKNELIDHTKTHFVARNFIAVAESSNQDVFSSVNGSSCEPISSKTISGVVRKRLEPRQDESGLPRKTSGGKGDRKNMRRVTRSVDVEEKSTSQSSSSKSPCNRNLCNHMGAREKERPFSCSVCAKCFTQKSYLTLHSLTHTGNKTYSCGSKSLTHRGNLDRHTRTEAKEKLYSCNECGRSFSTKGILVIHLRTHAKEKPYSCNECEKTFSYKSHLVSHLRKHTGEKPFSCFECGRSFSTKGILGTHMHTHTGEKRHSCNECEKSFSYKSHLVSHLRKHTGEKPFSCFECGRSFSTKGILGTHMHTHTGEKRHSCNECEKSFSYKSHLVSHLRKHTGEKPFSCFECGKSFSTKGILVTHLLTHSREKRYSCKKCKRSFSTKGILVTHLRTHSGEKRYSCYKCGKSFWTKGILVTHMHTHSGKKLH; the protein is encoded by the exons TCACGGATTCGTCGGGAAGGAATTCAGGGAATGaactttgcagactttgtaggaagaatcatggttattattacaacatattcaatTCGGAAGTAGAATGCAAAACAACTGTTAAGGATGCCCTGCATGATTTAATCGGTCTACAA gttgctgtgggagatggcctgcccactaccatgtgtccactgtgtttgaagaaactcacggaattcagtgttttcaaaaacacTTGTTTGGAATCAAACGCCGTTCTGAGAAAACTTTTACCGAGAAATTACTGCACG AGTATTGAAGGAGATGTATTAGCTGATAACAAGTCTGGGCCTTCTGTGGAGACAGAAgaccaaaccactgaaatatgcattcCTGTGCAAGACTGCCTACTGCCCAGGAACGATAAGCTG CCTAATTCAGGCGAGGATGGGGACCCAATTGAGAGCTTGACTATGGCCCAGCACTCTACTACAGAGGCATTCG GGCTCCCAGCTCCTGAAGAAATGCCCACGCAAATATCATCAGCTTCGTATCTCCATGATGAATGCATTGATCTCAAACCTTTGGTGGCACAAATTGATTCCAAGACTGGAGCGTCTCAAGTAAGGATTGGAAGAAACGTTATGGATAAAGACTCTGAGAAATTTGGCGCTCTTGATACTGATAAGATATCATGTTGCTCAATACGTGATGATAGATTATGTAATACAAAAGAAATTGAATCATTTAAAAGCAGCGGAGGCAGAGCCACAATGACTGTCGCTGTGGACGAAGCTGGTTTTGTTGCACCGAATTCTACGGAATGCCTTAGGTGTATCGGAATCTATGGAAATGACAGGAGTGGCTGTGAGGCATTCATGGGAGACAATGAAGAGGTACTTGATTGCCCAAACAAAAATCCTGGGAACAGTTAcagatcaaatgaaaattcatttcattccttCAAATGCAGAGATGGATTAAACAAAAAGAATGAGCTAATCGATCACACGAAAACTCATTTTGTTGCTCGTAATTTTATTGCTGTAGCAGAATCATCAAACCAAGATGTATTTTCAAGCGTAAATGGCAGTTCTTGCGAGCCCATCTCCTCCAAGACCATAAGTGGAGTGGTGAGAAAAAGACTAGAGCCGAGGCAAGATGAAAGTGGGCTTCCCAGGAAAACTAGTGGGGGGAAAGGCGATAGGAAAAATATGAGACGAGTGACGAGAAGCGTCGATGTTGAAGAGAAATCGACTTCTCAAAGTTCATCCTCAAAGTCACCATGCAATAGAAACCTATGCAATCATATGGGtgcgagggagaaagagagaccaTTTTCATGCAGTGTGTGTGCCAAGTGCTTCACTCAGAAAAGTTACCTCACCTTACACAGTCTTACACACAcaggaaataaaacttattcaTGTGGTAGCAAGTCTTTAACTCATAGAGGTAATCTCGACAGACACACGCGAACAGAGGCGAAAGAAAAACTTTATTCATGCAACGAGTGTGGAAGGTCGTTCTCGACAAAGGGCATCTTAGTGATCCATTTGCGTACGCATGCGAAAGAAAAACCATATTCATGTAATGAGTGTGAAAAGACTTTCTCGtataagagccacttagttagtCATCTACGTAAGCACACGGGAGAAAAGCCTTTTTCATGCTTCGAGTGTGGAAGGTCTTTCTCGACAAAGGGCATCTTAGGGACACATATGCATACGCACACAGGAGAAAAACGTCATTCATGtaacgaatgtgaaaagtctttctcgtataagagccacttagttagtCATCTACGTAAGCACACGGGAGAAAAGCCTTTTTCATGCTTTGAGTGTGGAAGGTCTTTCTCGACTAAGGGCATCTTAGGGACACATATGCATACGCACACAGGAGAAAAACGTCATTCATGtaacgaatgtgaaaagtctttctcgtataagagccacttagttagtCATCTACGTAAGCACACGGGAGAAAAGCCTTTTTCATGCTTTGAGTGTGGGAAGTCTTTCTCGACAAAGGGCATCTTAGTGACACATTTGCTTACGCACAGTCGAGAAAAACGTTATTCGTGCAAGAAATGCAAAAGGTCGTTCTCGACGAAGGGCATCTTAGTTACACATTTGCGTACGCACAGTGGAGAAAAACGTTATTCGTGCTACAAGTGTGGGAAGTCTTTCTGGACAAAGGGCATCTTAGTGACACACATGCATACGCACAGTGGAAAAAAACTTCACTAG